In Indicator indicator isolate 239-I01 chromosome 16, UM_Iind_1.1, whole genome shotgun sequence, one genomic interval encodes:
- the CCDC33 gene encoding coiled-coil domain-containing protein 33, with product MASILPGQQPFPPQMGAPLEEQRSQDTTGDHQEPKPGWQQGASSSAPGWQEASSYRLALRRMAGDLLSLRHRATSLEVENRHLRHSLATQQELGQALLADTDLDVMTREELLDRLATLKHKLAASTAEMRRLKDRVQQLQNELIRKNDQENDLVLLQRAQQQQQATLRRWQEKVARTKGLEERVKQQEKVMQMMEQMLKEKLSRVGRSTERPEGEAVSKELYTTLLAENRRLREELARVPQPSPRTALPPPALPDAFGGVEKLSLLARLEEAEARGRVLERQVGIVLPT from the exons ATGGCCAGCATCCTGCCTGGCCAGCAGCCCTTCCCACCTCAGATGGGAGCACcactggaggagcagag GTCCCAGGACACCACAGGAGACCACCAGGAGCCA aagcctggctggcagcagggtgccagcagctccGCTCCgggctggcaggaggcaagCAGCTACCGCCTGGCGCTGAGGAGGATGGCAGGGGACCTCCTGTCCCTGAGGCACCGTGCCACCAGCCTGGAGGTGGAGAACAGGCACCTGAGGCACAGCCTGGCCacgcagcaggagctgggccagGCCCTGCTCGCCGACACGGACCTGGACGTCATGACCCgcgaggagctgctggacaggctgg ccaccctcaAGCACAAGCTGGCGGCCAGCACGGCGGagatgaggaggctgaaggaccgtgtccagcagctgcagaacgAGCTGATCCGG AAAAACGACCAGGAGAATGACCTGGTGCTGCTccagagagcccagcagcagcagcaagccacgctgaggaggtggcaggagaaGGTGGCCAGGACAAAGGGCTTGGAGGAGAGagtgaagcagcaggagaag GTGATGCAGATGATGGAGCAGATGCTGAAGGAGAAGCTCTCCAGGGTGGGCAGAAGCACTGAGAGGCCAGAGG GTGAAGCTGTCTCCAAGGAGCTGTACACCACCCTGCTGGCCGAGAACCGCAGGCTGCGGGAGGAGCTGGCCAGGGTCCCCCAGCCCTCACCCCGCACCGCCCTGCCGCCTCCAGCCTTGCCG GATGCTTTTGGGGGGGTGGAGAAGCTGtctctgctggccaggctggaggaggcagaagCCCGTGGGCGGGTGCTGGAGAGGCAGGTGGGTATTGTCCTCCCCACTTGa
- the LOC128972269 gene encoding cholesterol side-chain cleavage enzyme, mitochondrial — protein MLARAVPKPGALLGCLPAQPRGCRRAAGVAIPPIPPTPRPFNQVPGDWRAGWLNLYRFWQEGGFHNVHHIMARKFQQFGPIYREKLGVYDSVNIISPRDAATLFQAEGALPERFSVPPWVAYRDYRNKPYGVLLKRGEAWRSDRLMLNKEVLSPRVVEGFVPLLSQVGEDFVRRARAQVEQSGRGRWTADFTHELFRFALESVCHVLYGERLGLLQDFVDPEAQRFIDAVTLMFHTTSPMLYLPPALLRHLNAKTWRDHVWAWDAIFSQADKCIQNVYRELRLQRRSTQGYMGILCSLIVQDKLPLDDIKASVTEMMAGGVDTTSMTLQWAMFELARSPGVQEQLRAEVLAAKREAAGDRGKMLKNVRLLKAAIKETLRLHPVAVTLQRYTTQEVILQDYRIPPKTLVQVGLYAMGRDPEVFPKPEQFIPQRWLADGPKHFKGLAFGFGPRQCLGRRIAELEMQLFLMQILENFKIETMRAVEVGTRFDLILLPDKPIYLTLRPLEAQA, from the exons ATGCTGGCCCGGGCTGTGCCCAAGCCAGGAGCCTTGCTGGGATGtctgcctgcccagccccgGGGATGCCGCCGGGCCGCGGGGGTTGCCATCCCCCCGATCCCGCCGACTCCTCGACCCTTCAACCAGGTGCCCGGTGACTGGAGAGCAGGTTGGCTCAACCTCTACCGCTTCTGGCAGGAGGGTGGCTTCCACAACGTCCACCACATCATGGCTCGCAAGTTCCAGCAGTTTGGGCCCATTTACAG GGAGAAGCTGGGTGTCTACGACAGCGTGAACATCATCAGCCCCCGGGACGCTGCCACTCTCTTCCAGGCAGAGGGGGCGCTGCCGGAGCGCTTCAGCGTCCCCCCCTGGGTGGCTTATCGCGACTATCGCAACAAGCCCTACGGTGTGCTCCTCAA GAGGGGGGAGGCCTGGCGCTCGGACAGGCTGATGCTGAACAAGGAGGTGCTGTCCCCACGGGTGGTGGAGGGCTTCGTGCCCCTGCTGAGCCAGGTGGGAGAGGACTTCGTGCGCCGGGCGCGGGCGCAGGTGGAGCAGAGCGGCAGGGGGCGCTGGACGGCAGACTTCACCCACGAGCTCTTCCGCTTCGCCCTGGAGT ctgtGTGCCATGTGCTGTACGGGGAgcggctggggctgctgcaggacttTGTGGACCCCGAGGCTCAGCGCTTCATCGACGCCGTGACCCTCATGTTCCACACCACCTCGCCCATGCTCTACCTGCCGCCCGCCCTCCTCCGCCACCTCAACGCCAAGACCTGGAGAGACCATGTCTGGGCCTGGGATGCCATCTTCTCCCAGG CGGACAAATGCATCCAGAACGTCTACCGGGAGCTGCGGCTGCAgcgcaggagcacccagggctaCATGGGCATCCTCTGCAGCCTCATTGTCCAGGACAAGCTGCCCCTGGACGACATCAAGGCCAGCGTCACCGAGATGATGGCGGGCGGGGTGGACACG ACCTCCATGACGCTGCAGTGGGCCATGTTCGAGCTGGCAAGGTCCCCAggggtgcaggagcagctgagggcagagGTCCTGGCTGCCAAGCGGGAGGCAGCAGGGGACAGGGGGAAGATGCTGAAAAACGTCCGGCTGCTCAAAGCTGCCATCAAGGAGACGCTCAG GCTGCACCCCGTGGCAGTGACCCTGCAGAGGTACACCACGCAGGAGGTCATCCTCCAGGACTACCGCATCCCCCCCAAG ACGCTGGTGCAGGTCGGGCTCTACGCCATGGGCCGGGATCCGGAGGTCTTCCCCAAGCCGGAGCAGTTCATCCCCCAGCGCTGGTTGGCTGATGGCCCCAAACACTTCAAGGGGCTGGCCTTTGGGTTTGGCCCCCGCCAGTGCTTGGGGCGCAGGATCGCCGAGCTGGAGATGCAGCTCTTCCTCATGCAG ATCCTGGAGAACTTCAAGATTGAAACCATGAGAGCAGTGGAAGTGGGGACCAGGTTTGACCTCATCCTGCTCCCCGACAAACCTATCTACCTGACCTTGCGGCCCCTGGAAGCCCAGGCTTGA